A window of Festucalex cinctus isolate MCC-2025b chromosome 6, RoL_Fcin_1.0, whole genome shotgun sequence contains these coding sequences:
- the fam114a1 gene encoding protein NOXP20: MSQSDAESPPPPVQPPISDLSCAHDVPEDPAVPAEVQHPPQIPESVLQTPKEATEDARENPTSSASQLESEDQLIECDQSVSLEPDAAEEEKDGESSGQNKDQVWGGWGSWGKSLLSSATSTVGHSLTSVKAKAGEALRLHRTSEGEEAKEEEEEDTAEEKPEGGGESVQLTGMEESTSPRAAASNRGVFSAISNAVQNTGKSVISGGLDALEFIGKKTMTVLAESDPGFKKTKTLMQKTASLSQMLKEAKEKERARLSNQPVSAPTAHYGILFDDYQGLSHLEALEILSNESEAKVQAYLSSLEEEEQEEVKKELIFIKDVFIKREEEKEKEEETGDEEQTKEADEVDEEFMSVLTDLLFELHIAATPDKLNKARISAHDWVSKVERPVATETVGTETREQPGGEKGEEEEEEEEAKMKQEDGLKSVEAVYMSSVGSLAEVTARSIEQLHKVAELVLHGQEQEQEKPARDQAHVLTRLTCAMCKEVECLAKKFSDTLLLVGCQRKAEELSPLVDSVLLEGSNSTNYIQNAFQLLLPVLQISHIESQRCTTCKEPEAHVQH, translated from the exons ATGTCCCAGTCTGATGCAGAGAGCCCTCCTCCACCTGTACAGCCCCCAATCTCTGACCTCAGCTGTGCCCACGATGTCCCTGAAGACCCCGCTGTGCCCGCTGAAGTTCAGCATCCTCCGCAGATCCCCGAGAGTGTCCTGCAGACCCCCAAGGAGGCAACCGAGGACGCCAGAGAGAACCCGACTTCCTCGGCGAGTCAACTGGAGTCTGAGGATCAGCTGATTGAATGTGACCAATCAGTGAGCCTGGAGCCAGATgcggcggaggaggagaaggatggGGAG AGCTCAGGTCAGAATAAGGATCAAGTGTGGGGAGGTTGGGGCTCATGGGGCAAATCCCTCCTGAGCAGCGCCACCTCCACAGTGG GTCACAGTCTGACGTCGGTCAAGGCGAAGGCAGGAGAAGCTCTACGTCTCCACAGGACCTCCGAGGGGGAGGAGgccaaagaggaagaggaggaggacacaGCGGAGGAGAAGCCAGAGGGAGGAGGGGAAAGCGTCCAGCTGACAGGCATGGAAGAGTCGACCTCTCCACGCGCTGCCGCCTCCAACCGGGGCGTCTTCTCTGCTATCTCTAACGCTGTGCAGAACACG GGTAAATCTGTGATCAGCGGCGGTCTGGATGCTTTGGAGTTCATCGGAAAGAAAACCATGACCGTTCTGGCCGAGAGCGACCCGGGTTTCAAAAAGACCAAGACACTGATGCAGAAGACTGCCTCGCTGAGTCAG ATGTTGAAGGAAGCTAAGGAGAAGGAGCGAGCGCGTCTGAGCAACCAGCCCGTCAGCGCACCCACGGCTCATTATGGGATTCTTTTCGACGACTACCAGGGATTGTCCCACCTGGAGGCTCTCGAGATTTTGTCCAACGAAAGCGAGGCCAAG GTGCAAGCGTACCTCTCCTCCCTTGAGGAAGAAGAACAGGAggaggtgaagaaggagctgattTTCATCAAGGATGTCTTCATCAAgagagaggaggagaaggagaaggaggaggagactgGGGATGAAGAGCAGACGAAGG AAGCAGATGAAGTAGATGAAGAGTTTATGAGTGTTCTGACTGACTTGCTGTTTGAGCTTCACATCGCTGCTACACCAGACAAACTCAATAAG GCTCGGATAAGCGCCCACGATTGGGTGAGCAAGGTGGAGCGGCCTGTCGCTACGGAGACAGTTGGCACGGAGACGCGGGAGCAGCCTGGAGGAGAgaagggagaggaggaggaggaggaggaggaggcaaagATGAAGCAAGAGGACGGGTTGAAATCTGTGGAG GCTGTCTACATGTCGTCAGTGGGCAGTCTGGCCGAAGTGACAGCTCGCAGTATTGAGCAGCTCCACAAGGTGGCAGAACTCGTCCTACACGGACAAGAGCAAGAGCAGGAGAAACCCGCAAGGGATCAGGCACATGTCCTCACCAG GTTGACATGCGCCATGTGTAAGGAGGTGGAGTGCTTGGCCAAAAAGTTCTCGGACACGCTGCTCCTCGTTGGG TGTCAGAGGAAAGCTGAGGAGCTCAGTCCGCTGGTTGACAGTGTGCTGCTGGAG GGCTCCAATAGCACCAACTACATCCAAAACGCCTTTCAACTTCTGCTGCCCGTCCTGCAGATCTCCCACATCGAGAGCCAACGCTGTACAACCTGCAAAGAACCAGAAGCGCACGTGCAGCactaa
- the klf3 gene encoding Krueppel-like factor 3 isoform X1 — protein sequence MLMYDYPLKTDMETSFYSSLVKTPEPYGVIFSHPAHLYHSHMQALAQSHAASNPSHAQLEPVDLSLSKRPSSSAASSSSSPHCSSASSPVSSRSTPPSPFSTASRASPRCSPQLSQRHSSPPATSLSYPSMVAPLMGAGSGVIQSSGVMVSPVMVPLSVLYPSPLHLHQPIMVSPPVTADEDHHHHHHHHHRSREHKTVQSTKSLDGRGDVHDVHKLIKSEPRPELIHERHSSHDIKPSVIRIPHEYDARRLASAAPASILLLLSLISSSSSGLSSSVSRTSVVRGNNPSVIVHSATQHPLPADSPDTLKKRRIHRCDFSGCNKIYTKSSHLKAHRRTHTGEKPYKCMWEGCTWKFARSDELTRHFRKHTGVKPFQCPDCERSFSRSDHLALHKKRHLLV from the exons ATGCTGATGTATGATTACCCTCTGAAGACAGACATGGAGACG TCATTCTACTCATCGCTAGTGAAAACCCCGGAGCCGTACGGAGTCATCTTCTCCCACCCGGCCCACCTCTACCACAGCCACATGCAGGCCCTCGCCCAGTCGCACGCCGCCAGCAACCCATCACACGCCCAGCTGGAGCCCGTCGATCTGTCTCTGAGCAAGCGCCCGTCTTCCTCTGCCGCCTCCTCGTCATCCTCCCCCCACTGCTCGTCCGCCTCTTCCCCGGTCTCGTCGCGCAGCACCCCGCCATCCCCTTTCAGCACCGCCAGCCGCGCCTCCCCGCGCTGCTCCCCACAGCTGAGCCAGCGGCATTCCTCGCCGCCCGCCACCTCGCTGTCGTACCCCAGCATGGTGGCTCCTCTGATGGGCGCAGGCTCGGGCGTCATCCAGAGCTCGGGGGTCATGGTGTCTCCTGTCATGGTGCCTCTGTCCGTCCTGTACCCTTCCCCTCTGCACTTGCACCAGCCCATAATGGTGAGCCCACCTGTTACGGCGGACGAGgaccatcatcaccatcatcatcatcatcatcgaagCAGAGAGCACAAGACAG TTCAATCCACAAAGTCATTGGATGGTCGAGGCGATGTCCACGACGTGCACAAGCTAATTAAAAGCGAGCCTCGTCCTGAGCTCATTCATGAGCGCCACAGCAGCCACGACATCAAGCCATCCGTCATCAGGATACCACACGAATATGA TGCTCGTCGTCTGGCATCTGCAGCTCCCGCATCTATTCTGCTTCTCCTATCCCTCATATCTTCTTCTTCCTCGGGCCTTTCATCCTCCGTTTCACGGACAAGCGTCGTCAG GGGCAACAACCCGTCAGTTATCGTCCATTCGGCCACTCAACATCCTCTCCCCGCTGACTCTCCAGACACACTGAAGAAGAGAAGAATCCACCGCTGCGATTTCTCCGGTTGCAACAAAATCTACACCAAAAGTTCGCACCTCAAAGCGCACCGCAGGACGCACACGG GTGAGAAACCGTACAAGTGCATGTGGGAGGGCTGCACGTGGAAGTTTGCCCGGTCTGACGAGCTGACGCGACACTTCCGCAAGCACACGGGAGTCAAACCTTTCCAGTGTCCCGACTGCGAGCGCAGCTTTTCCCGCTCCGACCACCTGGCCTTGCACAAGAAGCGCCACCTGCTGGTGTGA
- the klf3 gene encoding Krueppel-like factor 3 isoform X2, with protein MLMYDYPLKTDMETSFYSSLVKTPEPYGVIFSHPAHLYHSHMQALAQSHAASNPSHAQLEPVDLSLSKRPSSSAASSSSSPHCSSASSPVSSRSTPPSPFSTASRASPRCSPQLSQRHSSPPATSLSYPSMVAPLMGAGSGVIQSSGVMVSPVMVPLSVLYPSPLHLHQPIMVSPPVTADEDHHHHHHHHHRSREHKTVQSTKSLDGRGDVHDVHKLIKSEPRPELIHERHSSHDIKPSVIRIPHEYEGNNPSVIVHSATQHPLPADSPDTLKKRRIHRCDFSGCNKIYTKSSHLKAHRRTHTGEKPYKCMWEGCTWKFARSDELTRHFRKHTGVKPFQCPDCERSFSRSDHLALHKKRHLLV; from the exons ATGCTGATGTATGATTACCCTCTGAAGACAGACATGGAGACG TCATTCTACTCATCGCTAGTGAAAACCCCGGAGCCGTACGGAGTCATCTTCTCCCACCCGGCCCACCTCTACCACAGCCACATGCAGGCCCTCGCCCAGTCGCACGCCGCCAGCAACCCATCACACGCCCAGCTGGAGCCCGTCGATCTGTCTCTGAGCAAGCGCCCGTCTTCCTCTGCCGCCTCCTCGTCATCCTCCCCCCACTGCTCGTCCGCCTCTTCCCCGGTCTCGTCGCGCAGCACCCCGCCATCCCCTTTCAGCACCGCCAGCCGCGCCTCCCCGCGCTGCTCCCCACAGCTGAGCCAGCGGCATTCCTCGCCGCCCGCCACCTCGCTGTCGTACCCCAGCATGGTGGCTCCTCTGATGGGCGCAGGCTCGGGCGTCATCCAGAGCTCGGGGGTCATGGTGTCTCCTGTCATGGTGCCTCTGTCCGTCCTGTACCCTTCCCCTCTGCACTTGCACCAGCCCATAATGGTGAGCCCACCTGTTACGGCGGACGAGgaccatcatcaccatcatcatcatcatcatcgaagCAGAGAGCACAAGACAG TTCAATCCACAAAGTCATTGGATGGTCGAGGCGATGTCCACGACGTGCACAAGCTAATTAAAAGCGAGCCTCGTCCTGAGCTCATTCATGAGCGCCACAGCAGCCACGACATCAAGCCATCCGTCATCAGGATACCACACGAATATGA GGGCAACAACCCGTCAGTTATCGTCCATTCGGCCACTCAACATCCTCTCCCCGCTGACTCTCCAGACACACTGAAGAAGAGAAGAATCCACCGCTGCGATTTCTCCGGTTGCAACAAAATCTACACCAAAAGTTCGCACCTCAAAGCGCACCGCAGGACGCACACGG GTGAGAAACCGTACAAGTGCATGTGGGAGGGCTGCACGTGGAAGTTTGCCCGGTCTGACGAGCTGACGCGACACTTCCGCAAGCACACGGGAGTCAAACCTTTCCAGTGTCCCGACTGCGAGCGCAGCTTTTCCCGCTCCGACCACCTGGCCTTGCACAAGAAGCGCCACCTGCTGGTGTGA